In candidate division WOR-3 bacterium, the DNA window GCCTGCTTAGCGGCTCCCCGAGGCTTATCGCAGCCAGCTACGTCCTTCATCGCCTGCTTGTGCCAAGACATCCACCATATGCCCTTAGTAACTTGACACACATTTTCTATCTCTGGACAGCTTCTATATTGAATTTTCAAAGAGCGTAATATTACCCTCTGCAAAAGATACGATTTGCAGTGAGGAAAGCATAATAATAAAATCACCGTCCCTTGTCAAGAGGAAATTTCAATATTTTTTCCGGGCTTTCATTAAAAGCAAGGAAATAGCGCCCGGCAAGATTAAAGGTGTAAAATTCCTTCTTGAAATAACACGGATTTTAATAAAGGATAAAAATGGCCGACAGGTACATTGTTGTGAGAAAAGCCCGGGTTCACAACCTGAAATCAATTGACCTCGACATACCGAGAGACAAACTGGTGGTAGTGACGGGGATATCCGGCTCCGGTAAATCTTCTCTCGCCTTCGACACCATTTACGCCGAAGGGCAAAGAAGATACGTCGAATCGCTCTCGACATACGCCAGGCAGTTTCTTGGAATCATGGAAAAACCGGACGTCGAAAGCATCGAGGGTCTTTCTCCGGCGATATCAATATCCCAGAGAAAAATAGCTCGAAACCCCAGATCCATTGTCGGTACTGTTACTGAAATCTATGACTACATGAGACTGCTTTTTTCCAGGGTCGCGACTCCTTACTGTCCTTTGTGCAATGAAAGAATTTTCAGTTTTTCCACGCCCGAGATAATTGACAGAATAATGAACTACGAAAACGACAGAAAGATACTGATAAACGCCCCTCTAAAGATTGCAGACAGAAAAGATCTGACAAAGACGCTCAATTCTTTGAGAAAAAAAGGTTTTGTCCGGGTTTTTTCATCGGGAAAAATATTTCACCTGGACGAAGACAAGATAGAATACACAAAATCAATAAAATCCTCTTTTTCAGTCGTCGTAGACAGAATAGTTACGGGACCATCTCTTTCGAGAATAAGGATAGCAGAATCCGTAGAAACTGCGCTCAAAGAATCACAGGGAATTCTCTGCCTCTATGATCTTTCAGACAAAAAAGAAAGCGCGTTTTCACTGACTCCCGTGTGCCTTAAATGCGGTGTAAAACTTCCGAAGCCCGAACCAAAACTTTTTTCTTTCAACAGTCCCGCGGGAGCGTGCCCCGAATGCGACGGGCTCGGAACAAAAATCGAGATAACACCGGAACTCGTAGTCCCTGATGAGGACCTTTCCATACTTGACGGAGCGATACTTCCCATCGGCAACCCCGAAGGAAAATACATCTGGGGAAAACTTAAAAAAATATCTCTCGACTTCCGTTTCAAAATGTCTGAGCCGTTTTCAGGCATTCCGGAAGACGGCAAAAGGGCGATTCTCTATGGAGTGGAAGAATTTTTCGAAGGAATAATTCCCAATCTCGAACGAAGGTACAAGCAGACAGAATCCAACATGATGCGGCAGGAAATTGAGAAATACATGTCTTTTTCCCCCTGCCCCGAATGTGAAGGCAAAAGACTTAAAAAAGAAGCGCTTTCCTTCAGGATAAAAAATAATAACATTACACAGATTTCTTCTCTCAGCGTCGAAGCGGTCAGAGAATTTTTCAACACCGACCTCGGATTTTCTTCTATGCAAAACAAGATCGCTGAAGCGGTTTTGCGCGAGATAAAAGCGCGCCTTGATTTCATGGTAGAAGTCGGACTTAATTACATTTCTCTCGACAGAAGAATGGATTCTCTGTCGGGAGGAGAGGACCAGCGGGTCCACCTCGCGACGCAGATAGGCAGCGGCCTCGTCGGTGTCACTTACGTTCTCGACGAACCCTCCATAGGCCTTCACCCCAGAGACACGGGAAGGCTTCTCAAAACTTTGCTTAATCTCAGAAACATAGGAAACAACGTGATAGTGGTCGAACACGACAGACAAATTATCGAGAGCGCAGATTACATAGTAGATTTGGGTCCAGGCGCGGGAAGGGAAGGCGGTTATGTCGCGGCCGCCGGAACATATTCCGAATTGCTCAGAACAAAAAATCCGACCGGTCTTTATCTTTCAAGAAAAGAGGTCATCCCCGTTCCTGAAAGAAGAGTGGAAAACAAGGGGCAATTCATAAGAGTGACAGGTGCTCAGGAAAACAATTTGAAAGACGTTGACGTGGTTTTTCCGCTCGGCTT includes these proteins:
- the uvrA gene encoding excinuclease ABC subunit UvrA, which gives rise to MADRYIVVRKARVHNLKSIDLDIPRDKLVVVTGISGSGKSSLAFDTIYAEGQRRYVESLSTYARQFLGIMEKPDVESIEGLSPAISISQRKIARNPRSIVGTVTEIYDYMRLLFSRVATPYCPLCNERIFSFSTPEIIDRIMNYENDRKILINAPLKIADRKDLTKTLNSLRKKGFVRVFSSGKIFHLDEDKIEYTKSIKSSFSVVVDRIVTGPSLSRIRIAESVETALKESQGILCLYDLSDKKESAFSLTPVCLKCGVKLPKPEPKLFSFNSPAGACPECDGLGTKIEITPELVVPDEDLSILDGAILPIGNPEGKYIWGKLKKISLDFRFKMSEPFSGIPEDGKRAILYGVEEFFEGIIPNLERRYKQTESNMMRQEIEKYMSFSPCPECEGKRLKKEALSFRIKNNNITQISSLSVEAVREFFNTDLGFSSMQNKIAEAVLREIKARLDFMVEVGLNYISLDRRMDSLSGGEDQRVHLATQIGSGLVGVTYVLDEPSIGLHPRDTGRLLKTLLNLRNIGNNVIVVEHDRQIIESADYIVDLGPGAGREGGYVAAAGTYSELLRTKNPTGLYLSRKEVIPVPERRVENKGQFIRVTGAQENNLKDVDVVFPLGLFICVTGVSGSGKSSLVEQVLYKSLKKHFYPLSQDNPGKHRSIKGVENIDRVINIDQSPIGRTSRSNPATYTGVFTPIRELFAAVPESKARGYKIGRFSFNVSGGRCEKCEGQGSLRIEMHFLPDVFVTCDACGGKRFNQETLDIRYRNKNISEILELSVDEAKNFFSSFPDISKKLELLSSIGLGYLLLGQPAPELSGGEAQRLKLARELSKGGRDRTLYILDEPTTGLHFADIRVLLSVLNRLVDRGDSLIVVEHNLDIVKSADYIIDLGPEGGDKGGYVVAKGSPEEIISDKKSITGRYLKQELEA